In Lapillicoccus jejuensis, the DNA window CTCGGACGGGAGTGACGAGGCCGTGACCGACCCCCGCGTCGCCGCCCTCGGCGGCGGGCACGGCCTCGCCTCGTCGCTGGCCGCGCTCAAGCTCGTCACCGAGCGGGTCACCGCCGTCGTCACCGTCGCCGACGACGGCGGCTCGTCCGGGCGGCTGCGCGACGAGCTCGGCGTGCTGCCGCCCGGTGACCTGCGGATGGCCCTCGCCGCCCTGTGCGACGACTCCACCTGGGGCCACACGTGGCGCGACGTCCTCCAGCACCGCTTCGCGGGCGAGGGCGCGCTCGCCGGCCACGCGCTGGGCAACCTGCTCATCGTCTCGCTGTGGGACCTGCTGGGCGACACCGTCGGCGGGCTCGACCTCGTCGGCCGGCTGCTCAACTCGCGCGGCCGCGTCCTGCCGATGGCCGCCGTGCCGCTGGCCATCGAGGCGGAGGTCCTCGGCCCCGACGGCGCCGTGCACACGGTCCACGGCCAGCACCGCGTGGCGACCGCGCGGGGCCAGGTCCGGGCGGTGCGGCTGCTCCCGGAGGACCCCGAGTGCCCCCCCGAGACGCTGCAGGCCGTCCAGGACGCCGACTGGGTCGTCCTCGGCCCCGGGTCGTGGTTCACCTCGGTGCTGCCGCACGTCCTCGTCCCCTCGCTGCGCGAGGCGCTGGCGACGACCCGCGCGCGCAAGCTGCTCAACCTCAACCTCGAGCTGCACACCGACGAGACCAAGGGCTACCGGGCCAGCGACCACCTCGCCTCGCTCGCCCGTCACGCGCCGGGGCTCACCCTCGACGTCGTCCTCGCCGACCCGTCCTGCCTGGGCGACGACGGCGACCCGCGGGCGGCGCGGGCCGAGCTCGAGGCCGCGGCCCGCGAGCTCGGCGCCGAGCTCGTCGTCTCGACGGTCTCGCGCACCAGCCACCGGGGTCAGCACGACTCCCTGCGCCTCGCCGCGGCCTACCGCGACGTGTTCGGCTAGGGTCACTCGATCGAGGGACAGGGCGGTCCCGTGGCAGTGACAGGTGGGCGACAGCCCCGGGTCCGACGGGGGTCGACCCTCTCGACGACGGCAGTGACAGGATGGCGCGCGGATGGCGATGACGGCCAAGGTGAAGGACGAGCTGAGCCGTCTGCCGGTGACGAAGCCGTGCTGTCGCAAGGCGGAAGTGGCTGCCACCCTGCGGTTCGCCGGCGGCCTGCACATCGTCGGCGGCCAGATCGTCGTCGAGGCCGAGCTCGACACCGCGATGGCGGCGCGCCGGCTGCGCGGCTTCATCGGCGAGGTCTACGGCCACCGCGCCGACATCCTCGTCATGTCCGCCGGCGGCCTGCGCAAGGGCAGCCGCTGGGTCGTGCGCGTCGACCAGGACGGCGCGACCCTCGCCCGGCAGACCGGGCTCGTCGACTCCCGCGGCCGCCCCGTGCGCGGCCTGCCGCCCAAGGTCGTCAGCGGCTCGGCCTGCGACGCCGAGGCCGCCTGGCGCGGGGCCTTCCTCGCGCACGGCTCGCTGACCATGCCCGGCCGCTCGTCCTCGCTCGAGGTGACCTGCCCCGGTCCGGAGGCCGCGCTCGCCCTCGTCGGCGCAGCGCGCCGGCTCGGCATCCAGGCCAAGGCGCGCGAGGTGCGCGGCGTCGACCGGGTCGTCATCCGCGACGGCGACGCCATCGCCGCCATGCTCACCCGGCTGGGCGCCCACGACGCGGTCCTGGCCTGGGAGGAGGGGCGGATGCGCCGCGAGGTGCGCGCCACCGCCAACCGCCTCGCCAACTTCGACGACGCCAACCTGCGCCGCTCCGCCCGGGCCGCCGTCGCCGCCGGCGCCCGCGTGGAGCGCGCCCTCGAGATCCTCGCCGAGGACGTGCCGGAGCACCTGCGCGAGGCCGGACGGCTGCGCCTGGAGCACAAGCAGGCCTCGCTCGAGGAGCTCGGTCAGCTGGCGTCGCCCCCGATGACCAAGGACGCCGTCGCCGGCCGGATCCGCCGCCTGCTGGCGATGGCCGACAAGAAGGCCGAGGACCTCGGCATCCCGAGCACCGAGGCCAGCCTCACCGCCGACATGCTGGACTGATCGGGCGCAGGCCCCGGCGCGACGCCGTACGGCGTCCTCCCGACGAGTCCGTAGCGGGACCCCCACTGGGCCGCCCACCCGAATCGGATTCCTGCCACTCGGCTCCCGTCACGACCCGAGCCGAGCGGACCGAATCCGATTCGCGGAGGTCGGCTCGAGCCGACACGGATCGGGGTCCTGCCACTCGGCTCCCGTCACGACCCGAGCCGAGCGGACCGAATCCCATTCGCGGGGGCTGGCTCGGGCTCCGGGTGCGGGGGAGGGGTACGGCGCCGACGGGACGTCGTACGGCGTCCCGCGGGCCCGCCCACCGGCTGGACCGGCGTCAGGCGGTGTGACGCAGGGCACTAGGTTGGAGGCCGAGGCGGTCGCCGTCGTCGGCGACGCGCCCGGACCCTGTCACCGCTCCGGAAGGCTGCGAGAAACCCATGACCGTCCGCGTAGGGATCAACGGCTTCGGCCGCATCGGCCGCAACTTCTACCGCGCGGCGCAGGCCGCGGGGGCCGACATCGAGATCGTCGGCGTCAACGACCTCACCGACAACGCCACCCTGGCCCACCTGCTCAAGTACGACTCGATCCTCGGCCGCCTCGACGGCGAGGTCTCCTCGAGCGCCGACGAGATCTCCGTCGACGGCAAGGCGTTCAAGGCCTTCGCCGAGCGCGACCCGGGCGCCCTGAAGTGGGGCGACCTCGGCGCCGACGTCGTCATCGAGTCGACCGGCCTGTTCACCGACGCCACCAAGGCCAAGGTGCACGCCGACAACGGGGCCAAGAAGGTCATCATCTCCGCCCCGGCGAAGAACGAGGACGTCACCGTCGTCATGGGCGTCAACCACGACCAGTACGACCCGGCGACGCACACCGTCATCTCCAACGCGTCGTGCACGACGAACTGCCTCGCCCCGATGGCCAAGGCCCTCAACGACGAGCTGACCATCGTCAAGGGCCTCATGACGACGATCCACGCCTACACGCAGGACCAGAACCTGCAGGACGGCCCGCACAAGGACCTGCGCCGCGCCCGCGCCGCGGCCCTCAACATCGTCCCGACCTCGACCGGCGCGGCCAAGGCCATCGGCCTGGTCCTGCCGGAGCTCAAGGGCAAGCTCGACGGCTTCGCGCTGCGCGTGCCGGTGCCGACGGGCTCGGCCACCGACCTCACCTTCGAGGCCGGCCGCGAGACGACCGTCGAGGAGGTCAACGCGACGGTCAAGGCCGCCGCCGACGGCGCGCTCAAGGGCTACCTCAAGTACACCGAGGACCCCATCGTCTCCAGCGACATCGTCACCGACCCGCACTCGTGCATCTTCGACGCGGGCCTGACCAAGGTCATCGGCAACCAGGTCAAGGTCGTCGGCTGGTACGACAACGAGTGGGGCTACTCCAACCGCCTCGTCGACCTCGTCGCGCTCGTCGGCAAGGACCTCTGAGCCGGATGAGGACGCTCGACGACCTGCTGACGGCGGGCGTCGCGGGCACGCGCGTGCTCGTGCGCTCGGACCTCAACGTCCCGCTCGACGGCGACAGCATCACCGACGACGGCCGGATCCGGGCGTCGGTGCCGACCATCAAGGCCCTCTCCGAGGCGGGCGCACGCGTCGTCGTGTGCGCCCACCTCGGGCGGCCCAAGGGCGCACCCGAGGACCGCTACTCGCTCGCGCCGGCCGCCCGCCGGCTCGGCGAGCTGCTCGGCCGCGAGGTGGCGCTGGCCGCCGACACCGTCGGCGACGACGCCCGGGCCAAGGTCGAGGCCCTGGACGACGGCGACGTCGTCATGCTCGAGAACCTCCGGTTCAACCCGGGGGAGACGGCCAAGACCGACGAGGAGCGGGCGGAGTTCGCGCAGGCCCTCGCCGGCCTCGCCGACGCGTTCGTCTCCGACGGCTTCGGCGTCGTCCACCGCAAGCAGGCGTCGGTGTACGACGTCGCCCGGCTCCTGCCCGCCTACACCGGCGGCCTCGTCCGCGACGAGGTTCAGGTGCTGGAGCGGCTCACCAAGGACCCGCAGCGGCCCTACGTCGTCGTCCTCGGGGGCGCCAAGGTCTCGGACAAGCTCGGCGTCATCGGCAACCTCCTGCAGACCGCCGACCGGCTGCTCGTCGGGGGCGGCATGGTCTTCACGTTCCTCAAGGCGCAGGGTCACGAGGTCGGGAAGAGCCTGCTCGAGGAGGACCAGGTCGAGACGGTCAAGGGCCACCTGGCCGACGCGGCCGAGCGGGGCGTCGAGATCGTCCTGCCCGTCGACGTCGTCGCGGCCGACGCCTTCTCGGCCGACGCCGCCCACGACGTCGTCGGGGTCGACGCGATCCCCGCCGACCGGATGGGCCTCGACATCGGCCCGGAGTCGGCCCGGCTCTTCGCCGAGAAGGTCGCCGACGCCCGCACCGTCTTCTGGAACGGGCCCATGGGCGCGTTCGAGATGGCGCCGTACGCCGACGGGACGAAGGCCCTCGCCCAGGCGCTGGTCGAGGCCACCTCGGCCGGCGCGCTGA includes these proteins:
- a CDS encoding gluconeogenesis factor YvcK family protein, whose product is MTDPRVAALGGGHGLASSLAALKLVTERVTAVVTVADDGGSSGRLRDELGVLPPGDLRMALAALCDDSTWGHTWRDVLQHRFAGEGALAGHALGNLLIVSLWDLLGDTVGGLDLVGRLLNSRGRVLPMAAVPLAIEAEVLGPDGAVHTVHGQHRVATARGQVRAVRLLPEDPECPPETLQAVQDADWVVLGPGSWFTSVLPHVLVPSLREALATTRARKLLNLNLELHTDETKGYRASDHLASLARHAPGLTLDVVLADPSCLGDDGDPRAARAELEAAARELGAELVVSTVSRTSHRGQHDSLRLAAAYRDVFG
- the whiA gene encoding DNA-binding protein WhiA, which encodes MAMTAKVKDELSRLPVTKPCCRKAEVAATLRFAGGLHIVGGQIVVEAELDTAMAARRLRGFIGEVYGHRADILVMSAGGLRKGSRWVVRVDQDGATLARQTGLVDSRGRPVRGLPPKVVSGSACDAEAAWRGAFLAHGSLTMPGRSSSLEVTCPGPEAALALVGAARRLGIQAKAREVRGVDRVVIRDGDAIAAMLTRLGAHDAVLAWEEGRMRREVRATANRLANFDDANLRRSARAAVAAGARVERALEILAEDVPEHLREAGRLRLEHKQASLEELGQLASPPMTKDAVAGRIRRLLAMADKKAEDLGIPSTEASLTADMLD
- the gap gene encoding type I glyceraldehyde-3-phosphate dehydrogenase — encoded protein: MTVRVGINGFGRIGRNFYRAAQAAGADIEIVGVNDLTDNATLAHLLKYDSILGRLDGEVSSSADEISVDGKAFKAFAERDPGALKWGDLGADVVIESTGLFTDATKAKVHADNGAKKVIISAPAKNEDVTVVMGVNHDQYDPATHTVISNASCTTNCLAPMAKALNDELTIVKGLMTTIHAYTQDQNLQDGPHKDLRRARAAALNIVPTSTGAAKAIGLVLPELKGKLDGFALRVPVPTGSATDLTFEAGRETTVEEVNATVKAAADGALKGYLKYTEDPIVSSDIVTDPHSCIFDAGLTKVIGNQVKVVGWYDNEWGYSNRLVDLVALVGKDL
- a CDS encoding phosphoglycerate kinase, which produces MRTLDDLLTAGVAGTRVLVRSDLNVPLDGDSITDDGRIRASVPTIKALSEAGARVVVCAHLGRPKGAPEDRYSLAPAARRLGELLGREVALAADTVGDDARAKVEALDDGDVVMLENLRFNPGETAKTDEERAEFAQALAGLADAFVSDGFGVVHRKQASVYDVARLLPAYTGGLVRDEVQVLERLTKDPQRPYVVVLGGAKVSDKLGVIGNLLQTADRLLVGGGMVFTFLKAQGHEVGKSLLEEDQVETVKGHLADAAERGVEIVLPVDVVAADAFSADAAHDVVGVDAIPADRMGLDIGPESARLFAEKVADARTVFWNGPMGAFEMAPYADGTKALAQALVEATSAGALTVVGGGDSAAAVRQLGFEDAQFGHISTGGGASLEYLEGKQVPGLTVLDEERS